One Camelina sativa cultivar DH55 chromosome 3, Cs, whole genome shotgun sequence genomic window carries:
- the LOC104759725 gene encoding probable glycerol-3-phosphate acyltransferase 2, with protein MSGNNKISTLRGLVIFLYRFFILRRWCHRNPKQKYQKCPSHGLHQAHDLSPHTLVFNVEGALLKSNSLFPYFMVVAFEAGGVIRSLFLFILYPFICLMSYEMGLKTMVMLSFFGVKKESLRAGKSVLPKYFLEDVGFEMFEVLKRGGKRIGVSDLPQVMIDGFLKDNLEIEVVVGREMKMAGGYYLGIMEAKQKRELAFDKLVQEERVSSGHVIGITSFHSSSHRSLFSQFCQEIYFVRNSDKKSWESLPRDQYPKPLIFHDGRLAIKPTPLNTLILFMWAPYAAVLAAARIVVGLNLPYSVANPFLAFGGIHLTLTVSNHNGLVSSGRNKGCLFVCNHRTLLDPLYISYALRKKNIKAVTYSLSRLSELLAPIKTVRLTRDRVTDGQAMERLLSQGDLVVCPEGTTCREPYLLRFSPLFSEVSDVIVPVAIDSHVSFFYGTTASGLKAFDPIFFLLNPFPSYTVQLLDPISGGHSSTCREPDNGKSKFEVANHVQHTIGNALGFECTNLTRRDKYLILAGNNGLVNKK; from the exons aTGTCCGGTAATAATAAGATCTCGACTCTTCGAGGTCTTGTCATCTTCTTGTACCGGTTTTTCATTCTCCGTCGTTGGTGTCATCGTAACCCtaaacaaaaataccaaaaatgcCCTTCTCACGGCCTCCACCAAGCTCACGACTTATCACCTCACACCTTGGTCTTTAACGTCGAAGGAGCTCTACTCAAATCAAACTCCTTGTTCCCTTACTTCATGGTCGTAGCTTTTGAAGCAGGAGGAGTGATAAGGTCGCTTTTCCTCTTCATTCTTTATCCATTTATATGCTTGATGAGCTACGAGATGGGTTTGAAGACGATGGTGATGTTGAGCTTCTTCGGAGTTAAAAAGGAAAGCTTACGAGCCGGAAAATCAGTTTTGCCCAAGTATTTTCTAGAAGATGTTGGATTCGAGATGTTCGAGGTTCTAAAAAGAGGGGGAAAGAGAATTGGTGTGAGTGATTTGCCACAAGTTATGATTGATGGGTTCTTAAAAGATAACTTGGAGATTGAAGTTGTAGTCGGGAGAGAGATGAAAATGGCCGGTGGTTACTACTTAGGCATCATGGAAGCTAAACAGAAACGTGAGCTTGCTTTTGATAAATTGGTTCAAGAAGAGAGAGTAAGCAGTGGTCATGTTATTGGCATCACTTCCTTTCACTCGTCAAGTCACAGATCTTTATTCTCTCAATTTTGCCAG GAGATTTACTTTGTCAGAAATTCAGATAAGAAAAGCTGGGAAAGTTTACCACGAGATCAATACCCTAAACCACTGATCTTCCACGATGGTCGCTTAGCCATCAAGCCAACACCATTAAACACACTCATATTATTCATGTGGGCCCCATACGCCGCCGTATTAGCCGCTGCAAGAATCGTCGTCGGCCTAAACCTGCCTTACTCTGTAGCCAATCCTTTTCTGGCCTTTGGCGGTATCCACCTTACTCTCACCGTCAGCAACCACAACGGCCTAGTTTCTTCCGGCCGAAACAAAGGTTGTCTCTTTGTGTGTAACCATAGAACGTTACTAGACCCACTTTACATTTCATACGctctaagaaagaaaaacatcaaggCCGTTACTTATAGCCTAAGTAGATTATCTGAGCTTCTAGCTCCGATCAAGACTGTTAGATTGACTCGTGACCGAGTCACGGATGGTCAAGCCATGGAGAGATTGTTGAGCCAAGGAGATCTCGTGGTTTGTCCGGAAGGGACTACGTGTAGAGAGCCTTACTTGCTTCGGTTTAGTCCACTTTTCTCCGAGGTTAGTGACGTCATCGTACCGGTTGCTATTGACTCGCATGTGAGTTTCTTTTATGGCACGACGGCTAGTGGTCTTAAGGCCTTTGATCCCATTTTCTTCCTTCTGAATCCTTTCCCTTCCTACACCGTTCAATTGCTTGACCCTATCTCTGGTGGCCACTCGTCCACGTGTCGAGAACCTGATAATGGAAAATCTAAGTTCGAGGTGGCTAATCACGTGCAGCATACGATAGGGAATGCGTTGGGGTTCGAGTGCACCAACCTCACGAGAAGAGATAAGTACTTGATCTTGGCCGGTAATAATGGACttgtcaacaaaaaataa